A DNA window from Streptomyces asoensis contains the following coding sequences:
- a CDS encoding LLM class flavin-dependent oxidoreductase: MSSTSSPLHLAVALDGTGWHPASWREPVARPRELFSARYWADLVAEAERGLLDFVTIEDGLGPQSSHFLDPDDRTDQVRGRLDAVLVASRVAPLTRHIGLVPTAVVTHTEPFHLSKAIATLDYVSGGRAGLRVQITARPTEAAHFGRRTIPRITAYDDPATQDLVTDLFDEAADWVEAVRRLWDSWEDDAEIRDVATGRFIDRDKLHHIDFEGRHFSVKGPSITPRPPQGQPPVTALAHDTVPYRLVARATDVGYVTPRDGDHARAIVAEVRAEQERAGRAAEPLHLFADLVVFLDDDPAEAAARRDRLDTLAGEEYRSDARVFTGSPAQLADLLQELRATGLTGFRLRPAVAGHDLPAITRGLVPELQRRGAFRTAYEADTLRGLLGLTRPANRYAAPAHA; encoded by the coding sequence GTGTCCTCGACCTCATCCCCGCTGCATCTCGCCGTCGCCCTGGACGGCACCGGCTGGCACCCCGCCTCCTGGCGTGAGCCCGTCGCCCGCCCCCGTGAGCTGTTCTCCGCCCGCTACTGGGCCGACCTGGTCGCCGAAGCCGAGCGCGGACTGCTCGACTTCGTGACCATCGAGGACGGCCTCGGACCGCAGTCCTCCCACTTCCTGGACCCCGACGACCGCACCGACCAGGTCCGCGGCCGCCTCGACGCCGTCCTCGTCGCCTCCCGCGTCGCCCCGCTCACCCGCCACATCGGCCTGGTCCCGACCGCGGTGGTCACCCACACCGAGCCCTTCCACCTCTCCAAGGCCATCGCCACCCTCGACTACGTGAGCGGCGGCCGCGCCGGACTGCGCGTCCAGATCACCGCCCGCCCCACCGAAGCCGCCCACTTCGGCCGCCGCACGATCCCCCGCATCACCGCCTACGACGACCCGGCCACCCAGGACCTGGTGACCGACCTGTTCGACGAGGCAGCCGACTGGGTCGAGGCCGTGCGCCGCCTGTGGGACAGCTGGGAGGACGACGCGGAGATCCGGGACGTCGCGACCGGCCGGTTCATCGACCGCGACAAACTCCACCACATCGACTTCGAGGGCAGGCACTTCAGCGTCAAGGGGCCCTCCATCACCCCGCGGCCGCCACAGGGCCAGCCCCCGGTCACCGCCCTCGCGCACGACACCGTCCCCTACCGCCTGGTCGCCCGCGCCACCGACGTCGGCTACGTCACCCCGCGCGACGGCGACCACGCCCGGGCGATCGTCGCCGAGGTCCGCGCCGAGCAGGAGCGGGCGGGCCGCGCCGCCGAGCCGCTGCACCTCTTCGCCGACCTGGTGGTCTTCCTCGACGACGACCCGGCCGAGGCCGCGGCCCGCCGCGACCGCCTCGACACCCTCGCCGGCGAGGAGTACCGCAGCGACGCCCGCGTCTTCACCGGCTCCCCCGCCCAACTCGCCGACCTGCTCCAGGAACTCCGGGCGACCGGCCTGACCGGGTTCCGGCTGCGCCCCGCCGTCGCCGGCCACGACCTCCCGGCCATCACCCGGGGCCTCGTCCCCGAACTCCAGCGCCGCGGCGCCTTCCGCACGGCCTACGAGGCCGACACCCTGCGCGGGCTGCTCGGCCTGACCCGCCCCGCCAACCGCTACGCCGCCCCGGCCCACGCCTGA
- a CDS encoding ABC transporter substrate-binding protein → MSAHFTRRSLIRGITAATAVATLATGLAACGGDSEAATGTDSAAAGSVTIGRVSNGAAKETDLKVTEVKSISDELPAAVKKSGKLTIGIGALPSGFAPLAYVGDDQKTLTGAEPDLGRLVAAVLGLKPETKNFTWENLFVGIDSGKVDVAFSNVTDTEERKKKYEFASYRQDNLGWEVKKSSKWNFDGDYAKLAGLTVTVGSGTNQEKILLEWKKKLESEGKKLTIKYYPDRNGIYLALNSGKIDAFFGPNPGIAYNVAKTAGTANATRSAGTFSGAGETLQGLIAATAKKDSGLAKPVADAINHLIKSGQYAKWLAAYNLSNEAVAKSEINPPGLPLDNS, encoded by the coding sequence ATGTCTGCCCACTTCACCCGACGCAGCCTGATCCGCGGCATCACCGCGGCGACCGCGGTCGCCACCCTCGCCACCGGGCTCGCCGCCTGCGGTGGGGACAGCGAAGCGGCCACCGGGACCGACAGCGCCGCCGCAGGCAGCGTGACCATCGGCCGCGTCTCCAACGGCGCCGCCAAGGAGACCGACCTGAAGGTCACCGAGGTCAAGTCCATCAGCGACGAACTGCCCGCCGCCGTCAAGAAGAGCGGCAAGCTGACCATCGGCATCGGCGCACTGCCCTCCGGCTTCGCCCCGCTGGCCTACGTCGGCGACGACCAGAAGACCCTCACCGGCGCCGAGCCCGACCTCGGCCGCCTGGTCGCCGCCGTCCTCGGCCTGAAGCCCGAGACGAAGAACTTCACCTGGGAGAACCTCTTCGTCGGCATCGACAGCGGCAAGGTCGACGTCGCCTTCTCTAACGTCACCGACACCGAGGAGCGCAAGAAGAAGTACGAGTTCGCCTCCTACCGCCAGGACAACCTCGGCTGGGAGGTGAAGAAGTCCAGCAAGTGGAACTTCGACGGCGACTACGCGAAGCTCGCCGGCCTGACCGTCACCGTCGGCTCCGGCACCAACCAGGAGAAGATCCTCCTGGAGTGGAAGAAGAAGCTGGAGTCCGAGGGCAAGAAGCTCACCATCAAGTACTACCCGGACCGCAACGGCATCTACCTGGCACTCAACAGCGGCAAGATCGACGCGTTCTTCGGACCCAACCCCGGCATCGCCTACAACGTCGCCAAGACCGCGGGCACGGCCAACGCCACGCGCAGCGCCGGCACCTTCTCCGGGGCCGGCGAGACGCTCCAGGGCCTGATCGCCGCCACCGCCAAGAAGGACAGCGGCCTGGCCAAGCCGGTGGCGGACGCCATCAACCACCTCATCAAGAGCGGGCAGTACGCCAAGTGGCTGGCCGCCTACAACCTCTCGAACGAGGCCGTCGCCAAGTCCGAGATCAACCCGCCGGGACTCCCGCTGGACAACTCCTGA
- a CDS encoding amino acid ABC transporter ATP-binding protein, with protein sequence MTAETVRSAGATDIVPAAVEVHDVHKWYGAHRVLDGVNLTVRPGEVTVILGPSGSGKSTLLRVVNHLEKPESGYVSVNGEPIGVRRHGDRLRELSERAILAQRSRIGFVFQNFNLFPHLTVLDNVAAAPVATGRLAKPQALELARELLGRVGLADKAAAYPRQLSGGQQQRVAIARALALRPGVILFDEPTSALDPELVGEVLAVIKDLATSGTTLVVVTHEVGFAREVADKVVFIDGGKILEQGPPGEVLDRPRHERTREFLSKVL encoded by the coding sequence ATGACCGCCGAGACCGTACGGAGCGCCGGGGCCACCGACATCGTCCCCGCCGCCGTCGAGGTGCACGACGTGCACAAGTGGTACGGCGCCCACCGGGTCCTGGACGGGGTGAACCTGACCGTGCGGCCCGGCGAGGTCACCGTGATCCTCGGCCCGTCCGGCTCCGGCAAGTCCACCCTGCTGCGGGTCGTCAACCACCTGGAGAAGCCCGAGAGCGGCTACGTCAGCGTCAACGGCGAGCCGATCGGCGTCCGCAGGCACGGCGACCGGCTGCGCGAGCTGAGCGAACGGGCCATCCTCGCCCAGCGCTCCCGGATCGGCTTCGTCTTCCAGAACTTCAACCTGTTCCCGCACCTGACCGTGCTGGACAACGTCGCCGCCGCGCCGGTCGCCACGGGCCGGCTCGCCAAGCCCCAGGCCCTCGAACTGGCCCGCGAACTCCTCGGCCGGGTCGGCCTCGCCGACAAGGCCGCCGCCTACCCGAGGCAGCTGTCCGGCGGCCAGCAGCAGCGCGTCGCCATCGCCCGGGCCCTCGCGCTGCGCCCCGGCGTCATCCTCTTCGACGAGCCGACCTCCGCCCTCGACCCCGAACTCGTCGGCGAAGTCCTCGCCGTCATCAAGGACCTGGCGACCAGCGGCACCACGCTCGTCGTCGTCACCCACGAGGTCGGCTTCGCCCGTGAGGTCGCCGACAAGGTCGTCTTCATCGACGGCGGGAAGATCCTCGAACAGGGCCCGCCCGGCGAGGTCCTCGACCGGCCGCGCCACGAGCGGACCCGGGAGTTCCTCAGCAAGGTGCTCTGA
- a CDS encoding amino acid ABC transporter permease — MSEPPGAVTLAEAAPVVDTPPRKPTAQRVQPLRRPGRWIATAVVLVLVAQFAHGLVSNPFYQWDRFGYWFLRPVILDGLLITLEVAAYSAVLGLLGGILLAVARLSKSPVLRAVSWTYVWALRSIPLIVVLLFLFNFSALYQTLSVGVPFGPAFFRFDESRLATDMVIAVVGLSLNEAAYAAEVVRGGILSVDQGQHEAAAALGLPRGYQFWKIVFPQALRSITPNYVNQLIGLVKSTSLVFYVSLLDLFGTAQTMGSTYPGDIVPLLLVVTVWYLILTSLVSVVQFYVERYYARGATRSLPPTPLQKLRTGLTDLRARIRREAAV, encoded by the coding sequence ATGAGTGAACCCCCAGGTGCCGTGACCCTCGCCGAGGCCGCACCCGTCGTCGACACACCCCCGCGCAAGCCCACCGCCCAGCGCGTCCAGCCGCTGCGCCGGCCGGGCCGCTGGATCGCCACCGCCGTCGTCCTCGTCCTGGTCGCGCAGTTCGCCCACGGCCTGGTCTCCAACCCCTTCTACCAGTGGGACCGCTTCGGCTACTGGTTCCTGCGGCCGGTGATCCTCGACGGACTGCTCATCACCCTCGAAGTGGCCGCCTACAGCGCGGTGCTCGGCCTGCTCGGCGGCATCCTGCTCGCCGTCGCCCGGCTCTCGAAGAGCCCGGTGCTGCGCGCCGTCAGCTGGACCTACGTCTGGGCGCTGCGCTCGATCCCGCTCATCGTGGTGCTGCTCTTCCTCTTCAACTTCAGCGCCCTCTACCAGACCCTGAGCGTGGGCGTCCCCTTCGGCCCGGCGTTCTTCCGCTTCGACGAGTCCCGGCTGGCCACCGACATGGTGATCGCCGTCGTCGGCCTCAGCCTCAACGAAGCCGCCTACGCGGCCGAAGTGGTCCGCGGCGGCATCCTCTCCGTCGACCAGGGCCAGCACGAGGCGGCCGCCGCGCTCGGCCTGCCCAGGGGCTACCAGTTCTGGAAGATCGTCTTCCCGCAGGCCCTGCGGTCGATCACCCCGAACTACGTCAACCAGCTGATCGGCCTGGTCAAGTCCACCTCGCTGGTCTTCTACGTGTCGCTGCTCGACCTGTTCGGCACCGCGCAGACCATGGGGTCCACCTACCCCGGCGACATCGTGCCGCTGCTGCTCGTGGTCACCGTCTGGTACCTGATCCTGACCAGCCTCGTCTCCGTCGTCCAGTTCTACGTCGAGCGGTACTACGCCCGGGGCGCCACCCGGTCCCTGCCGCCGACACCGTTGCAGAAGCTGCGGACCGGTCTCACCGACCTGCGGGCCCGCATCCGCCGGGAGGCCGCCGTATGA
- a CDS encoding glutathione S-transferase C-terminal domain-containing protein codes for MSVTPLAAHPSARPAPAFRGRIGRDARSGHYAVPRRYRLHLAAADPDCLRIAVTHSLLGLERACPVTFLPAVPDCADGGHSALRPLYDASAHRYTGPALAPVLSDDWSGRIVSSHGPDIARDLARRFGGGRPTLYPCAAESQIEAVERMCGQGIEEAAQRAGAADAPEAERAAALDTLLGTLGVLERGLGSHAHLISNQITAPDVELWVALVQLDTVHRHHLDAAAVHRVADHPALWAYARRLAAHPAFGAHLDLDAIARRHHARCQGLEAAGAAVQILDWKTHTAEVTTVRPQVERP; via the coding sequence ATGTCCGTCACACCACTGGCCGCCCACCCGTCCGCCCGCCCCGCACCCGCCTTCCGGGGCAGGATCGGGCGCGACGCGCGCAGCGGCCACTACGCGGTGCCGCGCCGCTACCGCCTCCATCTGGCGGCGGCCGACCCCGACTGTCTGCGCATCGCCGTCACCCACAGCCTCCTCGGCCTGGAAAGGGCCTGCCCGGTCACCTTCCTGCCCGCCGTCCCCGACTGCGCCGACGGAGGCCACTCCGCGCTGCGGCCGCTCTACGACGCCAGCGCACACCGGTACACGGGACCGGCCCTCGCGCCGGTGCTCAGCGACGACTGGTCGGGACGCATCGTCAGCAGCCACGGACCCGACATCGCCCGCGACCTCGCCCGCAGGTTCGGCGGCGGCCGGCCCACCCTGTACCCCTGTGCCGCCGAATCCCAGATCGAGGCCGTGGAGCGGATGTGCGGCCAGGGCATCGAGGAGGCCGCCCAGCGCGCCGGAGCGGCCGACGCGCCGGAGGCCGAGCGCGCCGCCGCACTCGACACGCTGCTCGGCACGCTCGGCGTACTGGAACGAGGACTCGGCTCCCACGCGCACCTGATCAGCAATCAGATCACGGCCCCGGACGTGGAGTTGTGGGTGGCGCTGGTCCAACTGGACACCGTGCACCGCCACCACCTCGACGCGGCCGCCGTGCACCGCGTCGCCGACCACCCCGCGCTGTGGGCCTACGCCCGCCGCCTGGCCGCCCACCCCGCCTTCGGCGCGCACCTCGACCTGGACGCCATCGCCCGCCGCCACCACGCCCGTTGCCAGGGCCTGGAGGCAGCCGGCGCCGCCGTCCAGATCCTGGACTGGAAGACCCACACGGCAGAGGTGACGACGGTCCGGCCGCAGGTCGAACGGCCGTGA
- a CDS encoding putative leader peptide, which yields MGRQEPVTGRASRTVWSSPLLTSRRHIDLKRVSSAIRHQG from the coding sequence ATGGGGCGACAGGAGCCGGTCACCGGCCGGGCGAGCCGCACGGTGTGGTCGTCACCCCTTCTCACCTCCCGTCGTCACATCGACCTGAAGCGCGTCTCCAGCGCCATCAGGCACCAGGGCTGA
- a CDS encoding DoxX family protein, which produces MGEASDTALLLVRIVLGAVMLAHGWNHWRGGGGIAGTAGWFGGLGLTRPRLQAWLSVLTELGAGALLLAGFLTPLACAAVLSVMLVAGLLAHRRNGFFVFKEGYEYVLVLGVLAVALGAWGPGEYAVDEAAGIDVSGWTGAGVVLGVGVVATAGLLAVFWRPRQEG; this is translated from the coding sequence ATGGGCGAGGCTTCGGACACCGCGCTGCTGCTCGTACGGATCGTGCTGGGTGCGGTGATGCTGGCGCACGGCTGGAACCACTGGCGCGGGGGCGGCGGTATAGCGGGCACCGCCGGCTGGTTCGGCGGGCTGGGGCTGACCCGTCCGAGACTCCAGGCGTGGCTCAGCGTCCTCACCGAACTCGGCGCGGGCGCCCTGCTGCTGGCCGGCTTCCTCACTCCGCTGGCGTGCGCGGCGGTGCTCTCCGTGATGCTGGTGGCGGGCCTGCTCGCGCACCGCCGCAACGGCTTCTTCGTCTTCAAGGAGGGCTACGAGTACGTCCTCGTCCTGGGCGTCCTGGCGGTGGCGCTGGGCGCGTGGGGCCCCGGGGAATACGCGGTGGACGAGGCCGCCGGCATCGACGTGAGCGGATGGACGGGCGCCGGTGTGGTCCTCGGGGTGGGCGTCGTCGCGACGGCCGGACTGCTGGCCGTGTTCTGGCGCCCCCGGCAGGAGGGCTGA